In one window of Nicotiana tabacum cultivar K326 chromosome 12, ASM71507v2, whole genome shotgun sequence DNA:
- the LOC107786349 gene encoding putative inorganic phosphate transporter 1-9 has translation MALKVLTALDSAKTQYYHFKAIIIAGMGLFTDAYDLFCIPPIMKLIGRIYYGSSRDPGQVPQAVTSAMVATALLGTVIGQLVFGRLGDLIGRRKVYGFALMIMVMSSFGCGHSICTSRTCVLFSLGFFRFLLGIGIGGDYPLSATIMSEFANKRTRGAFIAGVFSMQGFGILASSTVTMIVCSIFDRATSRGSESTPHSADLAWRIILMIGAVPAGFTYYWRMMMPETARYTALVERNVPQAAKDMEKVLDVSASQIAEEFCVYPRNSPPSYSFFSKSFIQSHGRNLFACSISWFLVDIVFYSSNLFQSQIYKRYLSKKQEVNAFQEAFEVARLQAIIAICSTIPGYFATMYFIDRFGRVKIQMMGFFFMAISLLAMGIPYYSYWNNNTNGWFMFLYGLTFFFSNFGPNTTTFIVPAELFPACFRTTCHGISGAIGKIGAIIGSLGFLWASHNKKEDGYTKGIGMTASLILLAGVCLVGMIITYIFTPETMGISLEENENIISEYHQRESIDGTV, from the exons ATGGCACTCAAAGTCCTTACTGCCCTTGACTCAGCAAAAACACAATACTATCACTTCAAGGCGATTATTATCGCCGGTATGGGGTTATTCACTGATGCATACGACCTCTTTTGTATCCCTCCGATCATGAAACTCATCGGTCGAATCTACTATGGATCATCCAGAGACCCTGGCCAAGTGCCTCAGGCCGTCACATCCGCTATGGTTGCGACGGCCCTTCTAGGCACGGTTATCGGTCAACTAGTTTTCGGCCGATTAGGTGACCTAATCGGCCGACGCAAAGTCTACGGCTTTGCTCTCATGATCATGGTCATGAGCTCTTTTGGATGTGGACACTCTATATGCACGTCCAGGACATgtgttttattcagtcttggttTTTTTAGGTTCTTGTTAGGGATTGGAATAGGTGGAGATTACCCTCTATCAGCTACAATTATGTCTGAATTTGCTAATAAGAGGACAAGGGGTGCGTTTATTGCTGGAGTTTTCTCAATGCAGGGATTTGGAATACTTGCTAGTTCTACTGTCACAATGATTGTTTGTTCTATTTTTGATCGTGCTACTTCAAGAGGAAGTGAGAGTACACCTCACAGTGCAGATTTAGCTTGGAGAATTATACTAATGATTGGCGCTGTTCCAGCAGGGTTTACCTATTACTGGCGCATGATGATGCCTGAGACTGCCAG GTATACGGCTTTGGTTGAAAGAAATGTGCCACAAGCAGCTAAGGATATGGAAAAAGTACTTGATGTTTCAGCAAGTCAGATTGCTGAGGAATTTTGTGTTTATCCAAGAAATTCACCACCCTCTTATTCCTTTTTCTCCAAATCATTCATTCAAAGCCATGGCCGTAATCTCTTTGCTTGTTCAATTTCTTGGTTTCTAGTCGATATTGTTTTCTACAGCAGCAATCTCTTTCAATCCCAAATATACAAACGCTATCTCAGTAAAAAACAAGAAGTAAATGCTTTTCAAGAAGCTTTTGAAGTTGCAAGACTTCAAGCTATTATTGCAATTTGTTCAACAATTCCAGGTTATTTTGCGACTATGTATTTTATTGATCGATTTGGGAGAGTTAAAATTCAAATGATGGGATTTTTCTTCATGGCAATAAGTTTATTAGCAATGGGAATTCCATATTATTCATATTGGAATAATAACACCAATGGATGGTTCATGTTTTTATATGGCCTAacattttttttctctaattttGGTCCAAATACAACTACTTTTATAGTACCCGCAGAACTTTTTCCTGCTTGTTTCAGAACAACATGTCATGGCATTTCTGGAGCTATTGGAAAAATTGGTGCAATTATTGGATCCTTAGGGTTTTTATGGGCTTCTCATAATAAAAAAGAAGATGGTTATACTAAAGGGATTGGAATGACAGCCTCATTAATTCTTCTAGCTGGAGTTTGTTTAGTGGGAATGATTATTACATATATTTTTACCCCAGAGACAATGGGAATATCACTCGAGGAAAATGAGAATATTATTAGTGAATATCATCAAAGAGAATCTATTGATGGTACAGTTTAA
- the LOC107786350 gene encoding cysteine protease XCP1: protein MAIFSISKLSLLVLFSISLLACTSFARDHSIVGYSSDDLTCIDKLINLFEHWMDKHGKIYKSIEEKLHRFEIFKDNLKHIDETNKIVSNYWLGLNEFADLSHDEFKKMYLGLKVDNELLNKREKSQQEFAYRDFVDLPKSVDWRKKGAVTPVKNQGQCGSCWAFSTVAAVEGINQIKTGNLTSLSEQELIDCDTTYNNGCNGGLMDYAFQFIISNGGLHKEDDYPYLMEEGTCDEKRDESEVVTIDGYHDVPANDEQSLLKALANQPLSVAIEASGRDFQFYSGGVFDGHCGTELDHGVAAVGYGTTKGADYIIVKNSWGPKWGEKGFIRMKRNTGKAEGKCGINKMVSFPVKKK, encoded by the exons ATGGCTATATTCTCAATTTCCAAGTTGTCACTTCTAGTCCTTTTTTCTATCTCCCTCCTGGCCTGCACCTCATTCGCTCGCGATCATTCGATCGTGGGATACTCTTCAGATGACTTGACTTGCATTGATAAGCTCATTAATCTTTTTGAGCATTGGATGGATAAACATGGCAAGATTTATAAGAGCATTGAAGAGAAGTTGCATAGGTTTGAGATTTTTAAGGATAATTTGAAACATATTGATGAGACGAATAAGATAGTTAGTAACTATTGGCTTGGTCTAAATGAGTTTGCTGATTTGAGCCATGATGAGTTCAAGAAAATGTATTTaggactcaaagttgataatgaattgcttaacaaaagagaaaaatctcAGCAAGAATTTGCATACAGAGATTTTGTGGATTTGCCAAAGTCTGTTGATTGGAGAAAGAAAGGTGCTGTCACTCCTGTCAAGAACCAGGGTCAATGTG GTAGTTGTTGGGCATTCTCAACAGTAGCGGCAGTAGAGGGAATTAACCAAATAAAGACAGGGAATTTGACATCATTGTCAGAACAAGAGCTCATAGACTGTGACACAACATACAACAATGGTTGCAATGGAGGCCTAATGGATTATGCTTTTCAATTCATCATCTCTAATGGAGGTCTTCACAAAGAAGATGATTATCCTTACCTTATGGAAGAAGGAACTTGTGATGAAAAAAGA GATGAATCTGAGGTGGTGACAATTGATGGATATCATGATGTACCAGCCAATGATGAACAAAGTCTATTGAAAGCACTTGCAAACCAACCTTTAAGTGTGGCTATTGAGGCTTCTGGCAGAGATTTCCAATTCTACAGTGGG GGTGTATTTGATGGGCATTGTGGAACAGAGTTAGATCATGGGGTTGCAGCAGTTGGATATGGAACCACAAAAGGAGCAGATTATATAATTGTTAAGAATTCTTGGGGACCAAAATGgggagagaaaggtttcattagaatGAAGAGAAATACAGGCAAAGCTGAAGGCAAATGTGGCATTAACAAAATGGTTTCTTTTCCAGtcaaaaagaagtga